The following is a genomic window from Theobroma cacao cultivar B97-61/B2 chromosome 10, Criollo_cocoa_genome_V2, whole genome shotgun sequence.
GGAACTTCTTTTAAAGCCGATGCTTCAACCATTACAACCATTGTagtttttgtttctcttcCTATCCCAACCAATCATCTGGCCATGGTGATTCCCTGCTACAATGCTAATTGCAATTATGCTTCGCTTCTCAGATACTTACCCATCACAATTCACTTCTTTTCATCCTAGGCTCAGATAAGACCATTGAACAACAAACTTGCTAACTTCGTCATAACTCTTTCTTCTTGTAGAGAGACTTTTAGAAATTGAGCTACTTAAGGCAACTTTACTAATGGCATGCAATTAATTACAAGAATAAAGTCCAAAACTATGGTTTAGAGTTTCAACTACCTAGTCTATTAAACCATCAAGATTAAGCAACTAATCATGAACAGAAGCAAAGTGAAGATACTTTATGCTCTGGGAAAAAATGAAACGTTCTGAGCTCAAGCttatattatttcatttgattttccAGACATTAATTCAGTACCGATTATTTGGAGAAGATAATTttgtcccttttttttttttaaatacagTTGCTTTTATGGGCCTGTATTTTAGTAATTTAAGTATTCTCTGGCTGTCAgatttatgataattttaataagctgtttcttttattattattattattattacctGTTTCCTGAAATTTTGATATGCTGTTGATTCATCCCAAAATCTGTTCTAACCAATATCCTACCGACAGTATCATTGCAGATCactttgaaaacttttttcaGGGATGCACAAGGGAATTACACTCATCTTGTTAATTGGTTTGCTGGCATGGACATATCAGGCCATCCAGCCTCCACCTCCCAAGGTCTGTGGATCTCCTGGTAGTCCTCCTGTTACAGCAACTAGAATAAAACTGAGGGATGGAAGGCATTTGGCCTACAAGGAACATGGTCTATCAAAAGAAATGGCCAAACAAAAGATCATCTTTGTTCATGGCTTTGCCAGTTGCAGACATGATGAAGTCATTGTGGCGTACCTCCCCCCGGTacttatttctttctcttgattttACTGTCTAATAATCATtgaattaactaatttaatccTGGATGCCTCATTTCAGGAAGTTGTTGAGGAACTAGGGGTATACAGTGTGTCCTTTGATAAACCAGGGTATGGAGAAAGTGATCCTGATCCAAGGCGAACGCTAAAGAGTTTGGCCCTTGACATCGAAGAGCTTGCTGATCAGTTGAGACTTGGACccaaattttatataattggaATTTCTATGGGAGGCCAATCTGTGTGGGGCTGCCTAAAGTACATACCTCATAGGTAAGATGTGTTCAAGCACAAGTttgaatgaaagaaagaagctTGCTATGAGATTGAAATGCTGGACTTGAGCATTCCCTGCAAAATCCATTTCATTAATGGgcgatttttttattttgaaatcagcatatataaatgtttttttcttatatttataaCACAAAGAGGTGCCTTTTTCTACATTATCTTGTTCATGTTTCTTTGAAGGTGTTACTTGTTTCAATTTCTGAATCCTTGCATCTGAGGTGTTTCCAGACTAGCAGGAGCAACGCTACTGGCACCAGTTATCAACTATTGGTGGCCTGGCTTTCCCGCCAACTTATCTACAGAAGCATACTACCAGCAGCTTCCTCAAGACCAATGGGCCCTGCGTGTTGCTCACTATCTCCCATTCTTGGTCTATTGGTGGAAcactcaaaagcttgttcctgCATCCGCTGTACAAGCCCGTAGACCTGAAATTTTCTCCCCTCAAGATATCCAACTCCTACCTAAAATTGCTTATAGACACAATCACAAGGTAGCTAACTTTCTTctaccatttttcttttttttccttagtAACTTTCTTTTCTGCTAATTAAGATAAGGAAGAAGATCCAACAAATACTGTTCACTGATGCGTGTAAATGCAAGTGAATGGTCATTAAGAGAAACTTGAAGATGGAAAACCAATTTGGTGATACTGTAGGCCTAAGTGGTTGTGTTACTGctatcaaaatctaaatttagAATTTACCAATTGATCCTATTCTATGCAGGGATTTGTAAGTCAGCAAGGAGTATTTGAGTCCTCGCATCGTGAAATGAGGATTGGTTTTGGTAAGTGGGAATTAGATCCCCTTGATATCGAGTCTCCTTTCCCAAACAATGAAGGCTCTGTTCACCTTTGGATGGGGGATGAGGACGGCTTAGTACCAGTTATTCTTCAACGCTACATTGCCAAAAGACTTTCATGGATTCAGTACCACGAATTACCAGGTGCAGGCCATTTGTTTCCATATGCTGATGG
Proteins encoded in this region:
- the LOC108663681 gene encoding uncharacterized protein LOC108663681; the protein is MHKGITLILLIGLLAWTYQAIQPPPPKVCGSPGSPPVTATRIKLRDGRHLAYKEHGLSKEMAKQKIIFVHGFASCRHDEVIVAYLPPEVVEELGVYSVSFDKPGYGESDPDPRRTLKSLALDIEELADQLRLGPKFYIIGISMGGQSVWGCLKYIPHRLAGATLLAPVINYWWPGFPANLSTEAYYQQLPQDQWALRVAHYLPFLVYWWNTQKLVPASAVQARRPEIFSPQDIQLLPKIAYRHNHKGFVSQQGVFESSHREMRIGFGKWELDPLDIESPFPNNEGSVHLWMGDEDGLVPVILQRYIAKRLSWIQYHELPGAGHLFPYADGMSEAIIRALLAGQK